aaactttttttttcgatgaGAATACAAAGAATGTTTTAACTAAGACTACGAGTCGTTAGAACACAGGAGAAACGCACCGATAGAGTcgctaaatgaaattttttgcaataattgtTACAATAATGTAACTTGAATCAGATCATGAATTTTAACTAACAGCcatacaatttatatacaaaattttttattggctGATATCGCACACACACTCTGGTGAAtatagtaacaaaaaaaatgtttttttaattatataaaaaataaaattaaataaaaattgtatttcacatacgaatattatttatttgaaatacaaattttttatttttttattttgtgaattatcAATAATTGCAATCAcctaaacatatttttcaaaaccaaaaaataatggTTCACTATGAGCCGAACAATAGTGTATTCATGTCAgagcaaaataataattgtaacttgTATCTTTTGTAAActgttatgaaaatataattgtaaaaaataaaatactaattgcaaataattatataatagtaCCGTTAAACTCTTAACTTCATGTCATTGTATCATTGAATATATTGACGATATATTTTGAAGCAGGGCTTCatatcaaacttttgttttagagacttaatttgaaaaatatatttgtgagCATTAATCTTAGCATTCACCTAAATTTTCGTGACCTCGTAGGCcgttttaagaatatatttaaactGAATTCGGATATCTTCgtttattttcttatagatAAACTAAATTCTTTTTCAGCCCTTGTTTGATCCTAGTTGGAGCTAGACTAACCTTCCAGCAACAGAATCATTTTCtgaagaattataaaaaaatataaaatgtgccAGAAATTTGGAAGCGGATCAAAGCAGGCTTAAAATATGTTCACtttcttgaattaaaataaagcgGTAATGAAGGTGAATAAATAGCATTGTTTTAGATCAATTAGCTGTAAGAATCGTAAAccgcattttaaaataatatcatcaatataaaaaatatcaatttttgctccaacataaataattataatgttataCAGGACACCTTCAAAAAATGTGAAGGAAATTTAAGAGTATATTGTTTACATGTTCAccatgtttataattttaaaacatgatcaaaacaatttttaaactatatactACACGAACTTAATCGGATACGTATTTATAACATTCATAGTAATCGGAATCCACACGCAAATCTAAGTaagtaatttcaattaataagaAATGCGATAGTTTGGCGTATTGACTACGCACGCATTTCTTACTAGTAGATTCTTTCTAAATATCTAGTAAAGAagccaatttcaaaatttgtatacacATTCTTAAAGGATATCCTGTATATAATCAAATAAGTAGATATACTATCTATACCTATATGAGCTGTACCTAAACTACTGTATTCGAAGATCAAAAAAATGTAGAGTATAAAAATCTATACTAGATCCGAAGTCCCTTTAATTAGATAaagtttcattatttatattttttagttttgaatgattatttaaagaaaaaaaaaaacacaattaaaaaagCCCTATCTCGTTAATGGTACATTGAATccaaaaatagtacaaaaattttctgtttagaATTTAATTCTCTATATCGCTTTGGTTTTCGTATAAGATAGTTTtaggacactctgtatatattatttatataaataaataaaacataatatacaaatattaataattacttgataactgataattaataaagttgtattcaaatattgtttttgagagttttttagttcgatattatttttaaaaattttatttttgtattaaaagattaaattatgaataaaaacaataaaagatatGTTAGAGTCAATATTTAACTTTggataatacttaaaaaattcaaattagtattgagaaaatgaaatgttcaaaatgtaccaaggtacatattagaaaaatgaaagatttattttttttagaattgaaagGAAAATGTGGAAGTATTTaacgttttgaaaaaaatttttggtcgaACATTATCTAgtttaaatcaactttttcttAATACATAGTTTCCATTTTCGgatatttcaaaagaaagagCATCTCTTTCATGTTTTTTGGAAATTGATAACATCTTAAGCGTGCcgataaaattctaaaaaaagatcgaaatcgaaaaatttaaataaagatcgtctgtaatttgaattaaaaacaattaatttccaAGATATTTTGGTACTTCCTATATATACctgattttcataataatttccGGTCAATTATAATCCCTGATAATAACAGATTTTAGCCGTTTGTGGTTTCCTGTAtcagtatttattatttgttattgattCTTGTTACTCTTATTTGTAGCACTGAGAATATTATTACTAACATTCCCTCAAAACTGCACTTTCTAAATGAATTGAGATTGACTTCATAATTTTCCTAGGCCTGTAACATCTTTACGAACATTACATTTACtcattacatattttgttatttatttgagaTAATATTCGAATTTAAATATTGACGCTAGCAGATGTATATCTCATTCATCTCATCAATCATATCATAAAGAagataatagttattattattatttattatcaacatcATTAAAATCGTCATCATCATTATCACCTAACAAATTATTATGTGGATTTGATGATAAAATatcttgattatcagttatctGCTGTCCATCACCTAATTCACGTTGCATTCGTTCAATtggatttgtttttaaaccaTCTTGATCATCATCAACATTATTCTCTTCACTAGCAGTTGTTTGTATAATTTGTTGCTGTTGCTGCtgctgctgttgttgttgttgttgttgctgttgctgctgttgttgttgatttcttaattgttgttgttgtttttgtatattaatatcATAGGGTTGTTCACTTGTTGTATTTGTATGATGGAATTGTTGATCAGCACCAACCAAATGTGATGGCATACCAGGAGTTGAAtcattattcataattaattgtttattattactattattactattatttatttgttgtgaTTGTTGCTGTTGTCTTGTATTGTTTGTAATACTCGATGTCATACTTTTTTCACCTTTACGCCATAACGTGATCTCTTGTTGTTTAAAATATCGACGATCTTCGGTATCCATTAATACCAAATTCAAATAGTAACGCacagagaattttttattaatatctcgCATTGTTGGTGTTAAATCATAGCCAGCTAAGAATACACGTATTGGTATTGATTCTCCCCGTACAGGGGCACCATCCATAATCTCGTATTTTGCAATTGTGTCATTTTCGACGAATGTATTTGGACCGGACCCAGTGGTTTCACGTTTGATAATTGCAATTTCCATATGTTTGATTTTAATACGTactaataagaaatatattttacctacaATCACatcttttaaatgatatttacatttattatattcaaattcaatatgTAAACAATCTTCTATGCCCACTTCCATTTTGATGGGATTATTCATATCTGGATAGGAGGATAATGTATGAACAGCAATGTCTAACTCCCTAACAATATCAGATAGACGACGGACGATTGTTACACGTAGAAaatatctgtaaataaaattgcttTTATTCGCTTACAGAAGCAACGGAGGCTCAGAAAAAATCGTAAACAACATGATTAAGAGcggtaattaattttaattgtaaaatagatGGCTCTCACTAAAaatctctttaaaaataaaactaacttAATCGCATAAAAATACAGAATCGTCGTTCGTTATCACACATAGTATAAAAACACTACAAACATTTATCAACACGTGCCTTAGTTGAATTTAGCAACAGCcagaaataatacaaaatacggAGATACAGCAAGGCATGAATCGACATCTCAATTATATGGCGACAATGGTAATGGTTGGCTCATACACTTCTTAAAGATTATAAAGTCATATCTGAAACAATCCTTGATTTTACAAGATTCTAGGGAAAATGTACCAGTCCATAAACAGATGgagaatatttttaaggaaGAGAATAAACATTTAGAAATGAGCTGAAATTCTATCAAATTAGTCGCAACGTACAATGACATTCTCAAAGATGGAGCCGTTTCTGTTTGATAGTCTAATGcgtctttaatagccaatttagatcctaaactgtaaaagataaaataacactttaaattaaacaacattttttcggaaaacgtttcggaggaaatgcgacttaaaaatattattgcatttaatcgaaagaaaatacgcttaaagatTGTTCTCTATTGTCCTTGACAACTATTGACTAAACCATTTTTCTGtggttagcgtgttttctttcgattaaatgcaataatgacatagtTTTAAGTCGTaattcctccgaaagctaacgttttacgaaaaagttttaattaaaaattgttagttttattaTGAGGATCATCTTTGTAATttcaagtgttattctatctcttaccgtttaggatctaaattgaatattaaagaaTCCTGAAGAACTAGGTcgaatctgatatcagaacatgttgtttcccatcaaactctgcaacttttgtttaagttattttttattggttaactacaaaatgacatacatattttcatatgctaaaaaattgtctaaatatATAACCCAATAGGCGAAGGTCGTACGCTTACTTGAGGGTAAACTGGGTACATACCTGGTAATGCCCAAGCCCAACAAGGAATTACAAGGACTTTGCGTGGGATATGCGATAAGCCAAACTGTACTGAACTTACTAGAGCACATGAGAAAAGTGGTGGGGTTCTTGACAGGAAACTTTTGATTAAACCACCTTCATAACATGGGTATCTCTATTGATCCCACTTGTAGAGCCTGTATTGAGGACAATgaaacctccatacatgttatttgcacaaGCAGAAACCTATTGGGCGTCAGGTTTAGAATGTTTGGGTTCGAAACCTTAGATCCATCAATCCTGGGAGAAATCCCAGCGGAGAAGCTGTGAGCTTTCTGCGTCGCGTCTGACCTCGATAGAATTCTATAGCTTtatctgcttaaaatagcagCTCTTACCAAGAGACATCTCACCTTCGAATGGCAGGTTATTCTCACGAAGAGCAAAGAGGAAcccttggtctaggtgctagggatTCATTTGCCGTATCgctcttatgttttattattattattattacttgatGATGTTTATAAGAGGCTTATGACTTCAACTTATCTAACCATGACGTTTATCATAACCAAAGGCTTTTAACCTCATTATAACTAGCCACTAAGTTCATTTTTACATCACTTGATAACTTTGTTCCAAATATcggacatttattttttattttaaatgatattacaaaacacaaactatgatattttatgtgccatgtacagaaaattttgaaaaattattaggttaactttatttttaaactttaaaattatcggGTAGTTATAATattcaactcaaaatttaagaaaaaccaaATGTTTTCATCTGTCAATAGGGCTCAACACTTGTTTTTTGTTCCATATATGTTCCATTTTTTGTTCCACATATGTTCCATATATGGgacaaaaagttataaaaataaagaaagtcTAAACATTAATCTAAATAAATCAAACCGTAGTCTTTTTTTTATCAGTGCTACATCagacaaaactattaaaaaaatttatttgtatgtgtctatgtgtgtgtgtctgtctgtctgtttgtctgtggcatggtAGCGCCTAAAcctatgaaccgattttgattttttttggttttgtttgaaaggtaatttaatggagagtattcttagcttagctatgtttcaagtgcgaatttagggttccgtatcagaaaaaactaaaaattggcgatgatctttcAAATCagctcaatttggaaaaggcaatttaatgaagagtgttcttagatatgtttcaaatgtgagtttagggttccatactcgaaaaaatttgtcggag
This genomic interval from Chrysoperla carnea chromosome 1, inChrCarn1.1, whole genome shotgun sequence contains the following:
- the LOC123303843 gene encoding vacuolar protein sorting-associated protein 26B-like, which produces MSFFGFGQSADIDIVLDGAETRKQAEVKTEDGKKEKLLLYYDGETVSGKVNITLRKPGSKLEHHGVKIEFVGQIELFYDRGNHHEFTNLVKELARPGDMNQHTTYAFEFSCVEKPFEVYTGANVRLRYFLRVTIVRRLSDIVRELDIAVHTLSSYPDMNNPIKMEVGIEDCLHIEFEYNKCKYHLKDVIVGKIYFLLVRIKIKHMEIAIIKRETTGSGPNTFVENDTIAKYEIMDGAPVRGESIPIRVFLAGYDLTPTMRDINKKFSVRYYLNLVLMDTEDRRYFKQQEITLWRKGEKSMTSSITNNTRQQQQSQQINNSNNSNNKQLIMNNDSTPGMPSHLVGADQQFHHTNTTSEQPYDINIQKQQQQLRNQQQQQQQQQQQQQQQQQQQQQIIQTTASEENNVDDDQDGLKTNPIERMQRELGDGQQITDNQDILSSNPHNNLLGDNDDDDFNDVDNK